A window of Calypte anna isolate BGI_N300 chromosome 5A, bCalAnn1_v1.p, whole genome shotgun sequence genomic DNA:
CTCTTAAGACATTCACTCCTTTTAGTAGTAAGGGTAGGAAAAACAAAGtgagttttccttttttccccttcttgaacGTCTTCATGTTTGTCTCCTTCTAAATATTCAGTGTTAGAAAATACAGGGATGCAAACCCAGAATCTGATGTTTTCAGTAAAGTACTTCATTATACACCTTTAAATAGTTATGAGTCATAAAGATATTTGCAAGTTCAGTCTTAAAGTTCAGGGTAAACTAAATGAGAGGTGTTAAGATACCATTATTAAGCTTCTAGGTTGGCAAGCAGGGCTCATCTATATTCACCTATTAACCCAGAAAGTACCCAGAAAGGGAACATCCTGAAAAATATATGAAGGTGGGAAATAGAGCCTTCACAGACAGTGTTTCTACCAccaacatttatttctgttaaagCAGATTATAAATCATcagtacaaatatatataaCTTACATTTGCTTGTAAGGCCAAAGTTTAAAAGTAAAGTTAAAATGAGATGGTTTTCACAAGTCACCAGAGGCAGAACCTGGACCAGCTGCAGCCTCAACCACAAGGTTTCAcaaatcagtggaaaaaaaataaaaccaaagttaAAAACCTCTAGGATCTATAGACAGACAAACATAAAATGGTTTCCCAGGTAGCCCCAGGATGCAGATATGATTAAATTGTCACAGTAGTGTTAGAACCAATTGATTAAGATAAAGAAACTGCAGCAATACATGAAAGGAGAAACCCAtactatatataatatgtaGCTTGATTCCAATAAAAACCAGTAAATTTTCCCCATGGTTTGCAAACCATGACAATActgttctttaattttctttatttaaaactaCAATATAATGACTTATTGGTTGTGATTGTTGTTGCAATATGCTACTTACAATGAACAGATACGAGAACAAGCTAGAGCCCCTTTTTCCACCCCCCCCAATATTACTTACAATAAGAATCAGAGATAAATCAATCTTATGTACAATTTCTTACATCcaacccccctttttttttttaacctttggCAAGATTACTTACAACTCATACAGCTTTTAATATCcaactatttaaaatattctaaatgcataaaaataaagattttggcTTTACTTTATTCTTTACATAATATTCACTTTGTTACTCAAAATGGAAGCTCAACTTTTCCCACAAACCTAGCTTTTGCTAAGCAGGTGACAATCTCCCACCCAtatccacccacccacccacccacccattctttcttccccctcacccccatGGGGGAATGTCCAGGGCTCGCAGAGCATCAGAAGGATGCAAGTAGAAAATCTGCCTTCCTTTCTGTGAGATAATGGATGTTTCTGCAGAACAGCCTTTGGGACTGGGTGCCTTTCTTTACTCTGACTTCCAGCTTTCCAAGTGATGAGGGAACACAGACTCcaccttttccttttaagaacTGTTCATAAAATTCTCTGTATGTTTCTATCCTCCCCGTCATTGCTCCCTCTTTCTAACCCATTTTAGTTTGAAGGGACTTTCGGGATTATCAAAGCAAACTGATCAGAAACAgtcccctctgctccctttATCCCTCTATCCTAATGTACAATTTATCCACAcgcgcgcacacacacacacacacacacacacacgcctTCCCCGTGGAGGACTGCTTAAAGTTCAATCTCAAACGTCTTCTGTAAATCACTTGAGAAGGGGTTGGTCGGGGAGGGATTAGTGCGTTGCTTTGCCTTACCCTCCAGTGCTGCCCACTGTGCCTCGAAGGGATCCACCTGCGGAGCGGCCGCCGGCGCCTGCCCCTGTTTGTCCTCCGCTGCCCATTTGCCGCCGTCGACTCCGTTGAAAGCTGCGGAGCCGTTGTGCTGGGCGGGGGGTCTGAAGAAAGGGCTGGCGGTGGCggcggtggtggtggtggtagcaCTGTTGCTTTCGTACTGAGGGAACGTCTGCTGCTTGACGAGGCTGGGAGACTGGTGAGGAGGGGCTGCCGGAGCGTGGCTGGCGGTGCCGAAGACGTTGGCGACCATCTGGGAAGGTGTGATTCCCACCACAGGTACGCTGGGGGCCGCGTAGGTCATCCCGTTGGCTACGGCGTAGGGCTGAGCTGGGATAAACGCTGGCTGCATGGGGGGTACCACGCCCACCGGCACGGGCTGAGGTGCAATGAAGGTGCTGACTGGGAAGGCTGGTGCTGactgggaagctgctggaggaggttgTATTagtggctgtggggctggggctggggtcggctgctgctgggctctgacAGTCTTTGAGACCTCTTCCAACCAGCGGTCTGCCTCTGAGGGAGTACGTCTGTGATTTCCTTGGAAGAGacttggtgaggctgcacctgagGAGGTGCTGCTCCATTCAGTGCCTGGGAAGGAAAGCATGGGGGAAAGTCACTCGCATTTCCACTCCTCACCTTTTTATCAGTCAGAAAGGCTGGAGGATGTACACAAGAACCAACAGGCCTCCTCCCTCCACAGCTGAGAGACTGCTGCTGACGCTGGAACCATCTTTATGCACCCACTGTACTGGTCTGTTATAGGAGAGCACTGGTCAAGAAGGGCTTCTTCACTACAACAcggatttatttttgttcatgGCAGACATCTGCAAGTGGGTATGCAGGAGAGCTGCCACCTGCACTCATAACTTAGAGGCCATGATACTGTCCATAACCAGCAGTTCCTCTGATGGGGGAGTACCAGTTTCTGAACAGACAGCTCAGGACTGGTGGACTGTTAGAACAGAAATCTGTAAGAAACTGTTTTTAAGACACTTCTGCTCTGTTTCCTAAATTAAGGCTTTACCTAATCAATAAGGACAGTAATGCAATGGTACTAGGAGTTCAAGAgtacattaatttttctgtcctATGCTCTTTGAAGTGTGAGCACTATCTAGCATAAACATCAACATTTGGGGCAATACAGCTAATCAAATTACTATTTGACATTAACTGTACTTACTATGACTCCTCCATACTCTCTCCATTCTTCCACTCACTCTtccattattctttttttatgtgtaaCTCAGGCACTGTTACCCTCTCAAGCTCTCTTGCAATGTTCAACATTAAGCATTTTAGACTTTTATTCGATAAAACTATCTCTGATTTTAACTTGTAtcttctgttctttaaaaaaaaaaaaattcactataATTTCAACTCCTCCTACTAAAACTAAAACTATTCCAAAACTATCTCCCCCCAGCTGaattctggttttccttctgcCTACATTTCCAaactttctttcccttccacaGAGCCTTGCCAGGTTTCCAATGTGATGAGAAAAACAACCAGCAATTAATGTGTTATTTGGTGTTTTGGTAAAGCAGAAAAACCAACACTGCTCAGTAGTCTCCAGTCAGCCTGATCAAGTTAAACTCCATCTGGAGATGAGTTTAgtgttgtttttaaagcaggaactgctggaggcaggGGACTCTGCCTTTTCAGAGAAACCTTACTGAAAATGGGTCTGGTAGGCTTATACGGCCAAGTAGAACCTACTGTTTCACACCCAAGTTTCTCTTTTTGAGTTGAGGTTGCACCAGAAGATGAACTAAGATTGACTGTAACCTTCCTAGCATGTGTCTGCACTTAAGGTGCCACCTTACATTGTATTTTTACAGACAAGGACTGTAGGGACAGATTAAACCTGGTGTTAAACAGAAGCAATGAACCTCTAAAGCTTTTAAGCAATGAACTTAATCTCTCTTTATGTGTTAGTGGAAAGAAACCAAATGggcacacacagacactttCCTCTTCATCCCCAAACACACACTATTTcattacttcctttttttaagcactggacTTTCTAAAATGCTGCCAAAATAAGAATCAGTCCAGCTTATAGACCCAGAACCAGCGAGTTCATCGCTTCCCTCCATCCACTCATGCAAAAGGCGACTACTTCCAGCTTTTGTTACTGTTCCTTCCTCTTGCCATTAAGGGGCACTGACAATTGTCTCGAGGGCTCAATTATGCTTTCGATCCAAGATCTCACAGCAGTGCACTGGACCTACTTCCAATCTTACCAGCGACCGTGGCCACAGCTCCAGTATTAGCAGCAGGAGCATGAGCCCAAGGATTGGTTTCACGAACGGGCATAGCTGTGGACACTACAGCAGCTTGGGATGGTTTAGCAGCAAGCACACAGAAGGCAGAGGCAGTGCCATTAACTAAAATGGGAGCAGACAACATCAATGCAATTAATTCATGCAAGGCATGCACATGACTGGAATATTAGTGAGCCATGTCACATCTATCAACATACAGAGATTTTAGACACTTCCACATGACAGCAGTTTGCTTAAATGAGCCATATTGGACTGACAGTAAAAGTAGCAAATTCCATTTCACTGAGCCAATGCTTGCTAACAGAATTTGGGACAGTGGATTTTTATGTATTTGATGAAACTTTGAGTTCTGATGACAAACTCAAGGTAAACTTGTTTTTGTAGAGGGAGATATGGCTCACCAGAAGTTACCGTATCAttaattttagattaaaaagaAGAACGGGTTTTAGATGCAAAGTAACAATACCTACATTTAACAAGGAGAGGTTCTTTTTTCACACAATTTATATAAAAACTTATCAGTGAAATGAAGACTAAGGAAAGGCTGCTGTGAATTCTATAGTTGGCATCTCTCCACAACTTAGATAAGAGTTTTTGTGAAAAACAATAATGGTGTGGTGGCACCAAATCTCTTCCCTTGTGGGATTTGGTTCCTGTGACACATGGCTGTAAGGTTTTTACCATTCAGGAGGGGGAATGTTAAAGCAGCCATTATCTCAAAGCCAGTCCCTTTTACAGGTAACTATCGTGTGGTAGGTGCGTGaactttttgttaaaaacaaaaccacagaaaaactAAACGGACAAGATGAATGTAGCAGGATGCATTTCCCCAAAATACTGGTAACAGAACTCACGAGAAACTAAGACCATGTGTTACTGGAAAGCAACATTATATGTGCATTCAAGCCTCATCCAGCATGACCACACAGCACACAGAGAAACCACAAACCTTGAAAGGCAGGAGACTGTGGTGCAACTACTGTTACTGGTTTTGTCATGGGGGCCGAAGAGAAAGGATCTTCTGATGGTGCGCTGAAAGCACTGGTGATCTGAGAGCACAGGGCACTAATGCTGTCTGTTTCCCCTTCTACCTCAGGGActaaaatgtaaacaaaattcATTAAATTGGAAGCTTAAAGGATACAGAAGCAATTTACAAATACCAGTGTGAAACGGAAATAAAATTAGCTCCCTTATGTCCTGAGTGTTCCTGCTACTGATTTGCATGAcagcttttcttaaaatcagTGAAGTTCTGACCCAAAATAGAATACCACATTAGTGTACTTTGTGACTAAGTCAAGAAGGTAAGGAGATCAGCATCCCAGATTTAAAGTCTCttattgctgcttctctctgttAATGCAAAAGGATGTTCATTTCAGAATATCAAAGCGCCTTCTATAGTCTTAGTAGAGATCTAAATCTTTCAGTATTAAGGTGCTAAACATATCAAGGATTTGGCACTAAGATTTGGcattctgtgaaattaaaatacttaatgATAGATTTAAGTGTTCCAGCAGTATACTTCCACAGTAAGCAGATAAAGTTTAAACATGCTGACATCAATGCACAGGAGCAAATAAAGCCTAGAGTTAGAAAGTTGATTGCTCCAGTTCAGCAGTCACTGAAATCTCTGGCTCCCATGATAGAActatgaaaagcaaaagctgaatGCTCAAATAAAATGGACACTCAGTTTTGAACCAAGTATCAGCATAATGCAGGTAAAGTAACATCTGAAGTAAAACAGCCGACTTACCAGATGTTCCCTTTATTACTAATTGCACTGCTTTTTTGAAAGTACTGATCCTCAGTTCTTCATTGCACAGAACTGGTATCAGCAGGCATAATTAAGCACAAATAGTACAATAACATAAGATGTCATGCACCGTAATCTAAAACTCAGGCATGCCCTAAAATTGATTCTTTGAGAGATATTCCAATGCAGCTCACGTGGTGTGACAggaagcagtgctggcagctgtaCACAAGGGAACATGCAGCAGAAATGTTCTGAATCATGGAAAACCCAGATTATAGTTTGCTCAGTGAGTACCACTCATAAGCAGTGCACTATTACTGTAAAACTAATAAACTCAGTGCTGGTCCTAAAGTGCAGGCCACCAAATAAGGATTGTAAGATTAATCAgaattgcttttttgttttgttttggtttttgtcatTGCCAcagtaatttttactttaaagctGAGAATCCTCAAACTATCTCTGTTGCCAAGTGAGAGTACAGCTGGCCTGCAAGATAACCTAGGCAGGGGGATTCTAGGACATTACTCAAGATACTGAGCAGCCCAGGTGTTTATGTTGGGAAGACTCTAGAAAACCCTGCTACCGTCATGGGAAAACTGCAAACATCATGTGCCACTCATTAATGATACTGTCAGCTGTGCCACCTGAGCAGTAAGATTTCCTTTAATGCAAGGTGAAAAGCCATTTCATTGCTCTCAAAAGAATTCAACCAGGCAGAAGGACAGACTGCAGGAAAGCATCACATGAACCCATGACAAGTGTTTAAGGCCTTGGAGAGATTTGACTCTCAAGATGCCCTGGAATAAGTGGAGGAACTGGTTCAGTGACTCAAAGGGAAGAGCCAGAACCTGTTAATTCACCAACACCCATTCCTGGAGCACTTCAAGCTGTGCTCCAATATTTCAGATAGTGATTAGAACTGTTTGTCTTCTGCATGCCAATACTGCATTTGAAATTCTTGCCTA
This region includes:
- the NUMB gene encoding protein numb homolog isoform X2, translated to MNKLRQSFRRKKDVYVPEASRPHQWQTDEEGVRTGKCSFPVKYLGHVEVDESRGMHICEDAVKRLKSLPTVIALDLSPLFLQERKFFKGFFGKSGKKAVKAVLWVSADGLRVVDEKTKDLIVDQTIEKVSFCAPDRNFDRAFSYICRDGTTRRWICHCFMAVKDTGERLSHAVGCAFAACLERKQKREKECGVTATFDASRTTFTREGSFRVTTATEQAEREEIMRQMPDAKVETEVKAVAPGAAPNNTAPSSGSPTSPTAEVPASLEKEMSNPHAIPRRHAPIEQLARQGSFRGFPALSQKMSPFKRQLSLRINELPSTVQRKTDFPMKNSVPEVEGETDSISALCSQITSAFSAPSEDPFSSAPMTKPVTVVAPQSPAFQVNGTASAFCVLAAKPSQAAVVSTAMPVRETNPWAHAPAANTGAVATVAGTEWSSTSSGAASPSLFQGNHRRTPSEADRWLEEVSKTVRAQQQPTPAPAPQPLIQPPPAASQSAPAFPVSTFIAPQPVPVGVVPPMQPAFIPAQPYAVANGMTYAAPSVPVVGITPSQMVANVFGTASHAPAAPPHQSPSLVKQQTFPQYESNSATTTTTAATASPFFRPPAQHNGSAAFNGVDGGKWAAEDKQGQAPAAAPQVDPFEAQWAALEGKAKQRTNPSPTNPFSSDLQKTFEIEL
- the NUMB gene encoding protein numb homolog isoform X1, which produces MNKLRQSFRRKKDVYVPEASRPHQWQTDEEGVRTGKCSFPVKYLGHVEVDESRGMHICEDAVKRLKSLPTVIALDLSPLFLQERKFFKGFFGKSGKKAVKAVLWVSADGLRVVDEKTKDLIVDQTIEKVSFCAPDRNFDRAFSYICRDGTTRRWICHCFMAVKDTGERLSHAVGCAFAACLERKQKREKECGVTATFDASRTTFTREGSFRVTTATEQAEREEIMRQMPDAKAVETEVKAVAPGAAPNNTAPSSGSPTSPTAEVPASLEKEMSNPHAIPRRHAPIEQLARQGSFRGFPALSQKMSPFKRQLSLRINELPSTVQRKTDFPMKNSVPEVEGETDSISALCSQITSAFSAPSEDPFSSAPMTKPVTVVAPQSPAFQVNGTASAFCVLAAKPSQAAVVSTAMPVRETNPWAHAPAANTGAVATVAGTEWSSTSSGAASPSLFQGNHRRTPSEADRWLEEVSKTVRAQQQPTPAPAPQPLIQPPPAASQSAPAFPVSTFIAPQPVPVGVVPPMQPAFIPAQPYAVANGMTYAAPSVPVVGITPSQMVANVFGTASHAPAAPPHQSPSLVKQQTFPQYESNSATTTTTAATASPFFRPPAQHNGSAAFNGVDGGKWAAEDKQGQAPAAAPQVDPFEAQWAALEGKAKQRTNPSPTNPFSSDLQKTFEIEL
- the NUMB gene encoding protein numb homolog isoform X5 → MNKLRQSFRRKKDVYVPEASRPHQWQTDEEGVRTGKCSFPVKYLGHVEVDESRGMHICEDAVKRLKSSGKKAVKAVLWVSADGLRVVDEKTKDLIVDQTIEKVSFCAPDRNFDRAFSYICRDGTTRRWICHCFMAVKDTGERLSHAVGCAFAACLERKQKREKECGVTATFDASRTTFTREGSFRVTTATEQAEREEIMRQMPDAKVETEVKAVAPGAAPNNTAPSSGSPTSPTAEVPASLEKEMSNPHAIPRRHAPIEQLARQGSFRGFPALSQKMSPFKRQLSLRINELPSTVQRKTDFPMKNSVPEVEGETDSISALCSQITSAFSAPSEDPFSSAPMTKPVTVVAPQSPAFQVNGTASAFCVLAAKPSQAAVVSTAMPVRETNPWAHAPAANTGAVATVAGTEWSSTSSGAASPSLFQGNHRRTPSEADRWLEEVSKTVRAQQQPTPAPAPQPLIQPPPAASQSAPAFPVSTFIAPQPVPVGVVPPMQPAFIPAQPYAVANGMTYAAPSVPVVGITPSQMVANVFGTASHAPAAPPHQSPSLVKQQTFPQYESNSATTTTTAATASPFFRPPAQHNGSAAFNGVDGGKWAAEDKQGQAPAAAPQVDPFEAQWAALEGKAKQRTNPSPTNPFSSDLQKTFEIEL
- the NUMB gene encoding protein numb homolog isoform X4, whose protein sequence is MNKLRQSFRRKKDVYVPEASRPHQWQTDEEGVRTGKCSFPVKYLGHVEVDESRGMHICEDAVKRLKSSGKKAVKAVLWVSADGLRVVDEKTKDLIVDQTIEKVSFCAPDRNFDRAFSYICRDGTTRRWICHCFMAVKDTGERLSHAVGCAFAACLERKQKREKECGVTATFDASRTTFTREGSFRVTTATEQAEREEIMRQMPDAKAVETEVKAVAPGAAPNNTAPSSGSPTSPTAEVPASLEKEMSNPHAIPRRHAPIEQLARQGSFRGFPALSQKMSPFKRQLSLRINELPSTVQRKTDFPMKNSVPEVEGETDSISALCSQITSAFSAPSEDPFSSAPMTKPVTVVAPQSPAFQVNGTASAFCVLAAKPSQAAVVSTAMPVRETNPWAHAPAANTGAVATVAGTEWSSTSSGAASPSLFQGNHRRTPSEADRWLEEVSKTVRAQQQPTPAPAPQPLIQPPPAASQSAPAFPVSTFIAPQPVPVGVVPPMQPAFIPAQPYAVANGMTYAAPSVPVVGITPSQMVANVFGTASHAPAAPPHQSPSLVKQQTFPQYESNSATTTTTAATASPFFRPPAQHNGSAAFNGVDGGKWAAEDKQGQAPAAAPQVDPFEAQWAALEGKAKQRTNPSPTNPFSSDLQKTFEIEL
- the NUMB gene encoding protein numb homolog isoform X3 — translated: MNKLRQSFRRKKDVYVPEASRPHQWQTDEEGVRTGKCSFPVKYLGHVEVDESRGMHICEDAVKRLKSERKFFKGFFGKSGKKAVKAVLWVSADGLRVVDEKTKDLIVDQTIEKVSFCAPDRNFDRAFSYICRDGTTRRWICHCFMAVKDTGERLSHAVGCAFAACLERKQKREKECGVTATFDASRTTFTREGSFRVTTATEQAEREEIMRQMPDAKAVETEVKAVAPGAAPNNTAPSSGSPTSPTAEVPASLEKEMSNPHAIPRRHAPIEQLARQGSFRGFPALSQKMSPFKRQLSLRINELPSTVQRKTDFPMKNSVPEVEGETDSISALCSQITSAFSAPSEDPFSSAPMTKPVTVVAPQSPAFQVNGTASAFCVLAAKPSQAAVVSTAMPVRETNPWAHAPAANTGAVATVAGTEWSSTSSGAASPSLFQGNHRRTPSEADRWLEEVSKTVRAQQQPTPAPAPQPLIQPPPAASQSAPAFPVSTFIAPQPVPVGVVPPMQPAFIPAQPYAVANGMTYAAPSVPVVGITPSQMVANVFGTASHAPAAPPHQSPSLVKQQTFPQYESNSATTTTTAATASPFFRPPAQHNGSAAFNGVDGGKWAAEDKQGQAPAAAPQVDPFEAQWAALEGKAKQRTNPSPTNPFSSDLQKTFEIEL